Proteins co-encoded in one Thiovulum sp. ES genomic window:
- a CDS encoding hypothetical protein (IMG reference gene:2508611140_SP), with translation MDTNCQEFLDTAKAIANNDAIAKN, from the coding sequence ATGGATACAAATTGTCAAGAATTTTTAGACACTGCTAAAGCGATTGCAAACAATGATGCAATTGCAAAAAATGA